One window of the Perca fluviatilis chromosome 5, GENO_Pfluv_1.0, whole genome shotgun sequence genome contains the following:
- the opn7d gene encoding opsin 7, group member d → MGNASDTSVVFNSSISEEQDILMGSLYSVFCILSLMGNCTLLLVAYHKRSTLKPAEFFIINLSVSDLGMTLSLFPLAIPSSLTHRWLFGEIVCQIYAMCGVLFGLCSLTNLTALSLVCCLKVCFPSHGNKFSSSHARLLVVGVWCYASVFAVGPLAQWGHYGPEPYGTACCIDWHAPNHELSALSYIVCLFVFCYALPCTIIFLSYTFILLTVRGSRQAIQQHVSQQTKTTNAHALIVKLSVAVCVGFLGAWTPYAAVAMWAAFGDATRVPANAFALAAVLAKSSTIYNPMVYLLCKPNFRECLYRDTSMLRQRIYRGSPRSEPKERFGLTSQRNTDMNISMRFSNGQQESYGACLHCTETAAPCHLTAPQRTACVLTGSSYTEVTVSQLSTKPQADFL, encoded by the exons ATGGGAAATGCTTCAGACACATCTGTTGTGTTTAACTCCAGCATCTCCGAGGAGCAGGACATCCTCATGGGTTCACTCTACAGCGTCTTTT GTATACTGTCCCTCATGGGCAACTGCACTCTGCTGCTTGTTGCATATCACAAGCGGTCGACCCTGAAGCCAGCTGAGTTCTTCATCATCAATCTTTCCGTCAGTGACCTTGGGATGACGCTCTCTTTATTCCCACTGGCGATACCATCATCTTTGACACACAG GTGGCTGTTTGGAGAAATCGTCTGTCAGATCTATGCAATGTGCGGAGTACTGTTTGGTCTATGCAGCTTGACCAACCTCACAGCCCTCTCCTTAGTGTGCTGCCTTAAAGTCTGCTTCCCCAGCCATG GTAACAAGTTCTCCTCGTCACACGCCCGCCTCCTGGTCGTCGGAGTGTGGTGTTACGCGTCTGTGTTTGCTGTAGGGCCCTTGGCACAGTGGGGACATTACGGCCCCGAACCTTATggcacagcctgctgcattgactGGCATGCACCCAACCACGAGCTTTCGGCTTTGTCTTACATTGTCTGCCTTTTCGTCTTTTGCTATGCACTGCCCTGCACCATCATCTTCCTCTCCTACACTTTCATTCTGCTGACAGTGCGAGGGTCACGCCAGGCCATCCAGCAGCATGTGTCACAACAGACCAAGACCACCAATGCACACGCTCTCATTGTCAAG CTGTCAGTAGCAGTATGTGTAGGCTTCCTGGGTGCCTGGACTCCATATGCTGCGGTGGCCATGTGGGCTGCTTTTGGAGACGCCACACGGGTTCCTGCTAATGCATTCGCACTCGCCGCCGTGTTGGCCAAGTCTTCCACTATCTACAACCCTATGGTCTACCTGCTGTGCAAGCCAAACTTCCGCGAGTGTCTCTACAGAGACACGTCTATGTTACGACAGAGGATCTACAGGGGAAGCCCCCGGTCCGAACCGAAAGAACGTTTCGGGTTGACCTCGCAGCGCAACACGGACATGAACATCTCCATGCGTTTCTCAAATGGACAGCAGGAGAGCTATGGGGCGTGTCTGCACTGCACTGAGACTGCAGCCCCCTGTCATTTGACCGCACCCCAAAGGACTGCCTGCGTCCTGACAGGTTCCAGCTACACAGAGGTGACAGTTAGCCAGCTCTCTACGAAACCACAGGCTGATTTTCTCTAG